The Maylandia zebra isolate NMK-2024a linkage group LG7, Mzebra_GT3a, whole genome shotgun sequence genome contains a region encoding:
- the LOC143419679 gene encoding uncharacterized protein LOC143419679: MSKIESTFLQGHCTFGKPSPYCELKEDNSFRIISAPKFFDDECMNPDQKIIDFMALSYPGPHLFILAIESESTSKEKVGNQIIAFKDIFEENVTENLVVILEKQENHDLLSYVDEVFNVKSVILKKMVSVFMNWSSNHQSFQFDYKNYSHKIVQRRKHELERKRNDFHSYNDLQRTDAGSSKRAPLLSSQWTGSTLMNSSTMTPAPLPGGSAHSSLDAVFNIVLLGKGGTGKSASANTILAAENSLQPMLPSLTIGNSQQDSTPFKSYPSSTPVTTKCETRMMKVGSGKQIRLVDTPDFCHENKSMQEAQLNECKLYCQPGQCVVLLVIQLGRFTEGERGILENLEKLLGWRIREKTIVLFTHGENIKCNLNEFIVPQSHLKEILEACGNRYHVFKNTSKDSKQVKELIKKVEQLFPNLTEKDPSPQCCLC; the protein is encoded by the exons ATGAGCAAGATCGAAAGTACATTCCTCCAAGGTCACTGTACTTTTGGGAAGCCTTCACCTTACTGTGAATTGAAAGAAGATAATTCATTCAGGATCATCAGTGCTCCTAAATTCTTTGATGATGAATGTATGAATCCAGACCAGAAGATTATTGACTTCATGGCACTTTCATATCCTGGCCCTCATTTATTCATACTGGCAATAGAGTCAGAAAGCACATCTAAAGAAAAAGTGGGGAATCAAATCATTGCATTTAAAGATATCTTTGAAGAAAATGTCACAGAAAATTTAGTTGTCATcttagaaaaacaagaaaaccatGATTTACTCAGTTATGTAGACGAAGTGTTCAACGTCAAGTCGGTTATTCTGAAAAAAATGGTTTCAGTATTTATGAACTGGTCTTCAAACCATCAGTCATTTCAGTTTGACTACAAAAACTACAGCCACAAAATTGTGCAAAGAAGGAAACATGAGTTGGAAcgcaaaag AAATGACTTCCATTCTTACAATGACCTTCAGAGAACAG ACGCAGGTTCATCCAAACGTGCTCCCCTCCTGTCATCACAATGGACCGGCTCTACGTTGATGAACAGCTCTACCATGACCCCAGCACCACTCCCTG GTGGCAGTGCCCACAGTTCGTTAGATGCTGTGTTTAACATAGTTCTGCTGGGAAAAGGTGGGACTGGAAAGAGCGCTTCAGCAAACACAATCCTGGCTGCAGAGAACTCCCTGCAGCCAATGCTTCCATCCCTGACAATTGGGAATAGCCAGCAGGATTCAACCCCATTTAAATCCTATCCAAGCTCAACACCAGTAACCACCAAGTGTGAGACCAGAATGATGAAGGTTGGGAGTGGAAAACAGATTAGACTGGTTGACACCCCGGACTTCTGTCATGAAAACAAATCCATGCAAGAGGCACAGCTGAATGAGTGTAAGTTGTACTGTCAGCCAGGGCAGTGTGTGGTGTTACTTGTGATACAGCTCGGCAGGTTCACAGAGGGCGAAAGAGGAATATTAGAGAACCTGGAGAAACTTCTTGGCTGGAgaatcagagaaaaaacaatCGTCCTGTTTACACATGGGGAAAATATTAAATGTAACCTCAACGAGTTCATTGTTCCAcaaagtcacctcaaggaaATATTGGAAGCTTGTGGCAATCGTTACCATGTATTCAAGAACACCTCCAAAGACTCTAAACAGGTCAAGGAACTCATCAAGAAAGTTGAACAGTTGTTTCCAAATTTGACAGAAAAAGACCCATCTCCACAGTGTTGTTTGTGTTAG